The genomic region CTAATCACCATCACTAAGATACCACTGGCGATGATTTCAAAAATCGCATTAAAGGACAGAATCCCCAGCAACCAGGGTAAAATGCCGTGCCGGGGCACCCCATTAAAATTGACTGGCACCAGCGTAAAACTGATGGTGGTCAATAAAACAACCATGCTGGTATTGATGAAGGCTGCCAAGGCCCCTAGTAAAGCCAACCCACTTGTCTGGGTCAAGGCTTTTTTTGGTGCCAAAAAGCGGGCAAAGAGGTAGCCCACAATCCAGCCGACCATAATCCGGGGAATGAAGGCCGTCAGTGGGTTGGCAAACATTAGCGCTCCAATAGTACCAGGATGGGTCAGGGCATTTAGCCAGGACATCAGCCCCCAAAAGCCACCTAAGAATGCCCCGGTTCCAGGACCTAAGATAATGGCCCCAATCGCCACCGTAGCCGGCAGTAGGGTCACTGAGGCACCCACAAAAAAGGCCCCCAGCGGCAAGCTTCCCAGCCAGGGTACCAAGGTTTGAATAATAATGATGGCCATGAAAAGAGTCGTAATCACCAGGCGGTGTGGACGTTTACGCATGTTTATCTCCGTGTGTATTTAAGCTGGCAGCTCGAGTAGCATCTGCTCTAAGCGGCCTTGATAAGGGCCACCAAAACGAACGTAGTGCATCAGGATGTAGTAAAGCTGATACCAGCCCATCCGTTCTAACCACCCAGCATCGAGTGGATAATTCTTGGCATAGGCTTCATAGAAGGCATCATCAAAACCGCCAAAGACTGCCGTAATTGCCAGGTCATATTCCCGGTCCCCGTAAAAGGCATTGGGATCGATTAAAACCGGCTGGCGGTCAGCGTTGAACATAAAATTACCGGCCCACAGGTCCCCGTGCAAAAGAGAAGGCGCTACGTTTTGACTGTGTTGGTCATTTTCAATCGTTTCAAAAAGGGCTTCAAAACGGTCCTGGTACTCTTTCAACCAAGGACCCCGTTCTAATCCCAGTTTAAGCAGGGGCTTTAGACGCTGCTCAATGAAGAAGCGGGGCCAGCTATCCTGGAAGGTGTTGTCCTTCGGCACCTTATCGTGCATATTACTAACAGAAAAGCCAAACTGCTGACCGTGATGGTGGTGTAACTTGGCCACCATCGCCCCTAAGTCAGCCTGGTCACCAGTCCCAGTATCAATCCATTTCAGGATTAAGAAGGCGTGGCCGTCGGCCTCACCATGGCCGACCACTTCAGGCACCCTAACTACAGCACCCAGGGCTTCTAGACCAGCAATTTCGCTGTCAAAGAAGCTGGCCGGCTGGTTGGGCTGGACCTTAAGAAAATAGCGCTGGCCTTCACTATATAAAGAAAAGGCCAGGTTGATGTCGCCACCGGAAACCGCCTGCACCTTTTCAATGTCAGGCAGGTCTAGCTGATTTAAAAAACTAGTTGTAATAATTTCTGATTGCATACAACCCCACTTTGTTCTAATCAAATCAAAACTTAAAAATGATTGGCCCGGTCAATGATTTCCTGGCCGTTGGGCTCTTCGATGTAGCCGTTGTCATAAACCAACCGTAACAGGTCTTTTCCAGGATGGTCCTGACTAACCGTTTCCATCCGGCCCTGTTCGTTATAAATCACCTTCATCAGGCCAGACTTCGACCGTTTACTTGGATCGGTCTTAGGCTGCTTGTGAATCTTAATGTGCTCACCCTTGCTATTTTCAGCGTAGGCGGCCTTGATGGCGAATCGGAGCGTGTCCCGGTTAAAGCCTTCTTGCAAGAGTCCCCCACCAGAACCAACAATCAGGTTATCCGTCGACCAACCATTGGCCAGGAGGGCTTCGTACAGGGCAATAATCGTGTCGGCCTTCATGCCATCCCCCTGAATAATGCCGACGTTGTGCTTTAAGACCTTGTAGCCCTTATCGTTGACCTCAGTGCCAAAGATTTCCGCCATCAAATCCAAGACCTTCAAGTCCACCGTGATTGGGTCACCAGAGTCAGGGCGCAGGACCACCCGGCCAGCCCGGTCGATAATGCGCTTGCGGATGGCCGGATCGCCGACCACCTTGCGGACAAAGCGGAAAGTATCGTAGGAATCAATCACAATCGAGACAATGGCATCATCCGGCGTCCGGTCCAACTGGGCATTAAGGTAGTTGTACTCCCCCTGTCCGTCGCCATAAGCCGTGGCCACGGAATGCTCGGTGGCCCAAACTGACAGGGCCCGACCGGCAATGCCGTAAACATCGTCAAAGTACTGGGTAGCCGCCATGTTATCGGAACCACGGAAGTGCAGCAAGTGCGCCGCCCCGCCGCGTTCTCCGGACTCCAGGGAAGTGGCCCCGCGCAGGCCAAAGTCGTTGACCATCAAAGGCACATTCGCCTCAGTGCCACTCTTCTTCACTAATGGTAAGAGCCGCTTTTTAATCTGGCGGGAATTTGTCGCAATCGTGGCTGGGTACCAAACGTGCATGAGTAAATCCTCTAAGGCATTGAGACTGGTAGCAAACCAGGGCTCAGTGGATTCAATCGTAAAGAGGGCGTTGCCGACAGGCACCGTTAAACCTTCGGGCAGAGCCTTAATCCGAACCGGGAAATGGCCGAGGTCACGGACTTTTTCCCAGACTGAGCGGTTAAAGTAGGTGTCGGTACCAAAGGTTAGTTCGCAGACCTTTTCGGCCTGGTCAATCATTTCGGTAGTAATGGGCGTATTAAAGTAGTCGTGCAAAATCATGCTCAACCCAAACCAGGAAACCTCATCAAACTTACCACCCGGACGGGCTTCGCCGTACGAATACAGCTTAGTTAAATCCTGAGGGTACTGTAGGTGGTGGGTTAACTTGTAGGCATCGGTTGCTAAAATCAAATTAGGATTCATGGGTCATCTCCGTGGGGGTACCGTTTACGAGTTGGGTGGTAATGTCTTGATAATTTTGGCCGTCAGTCCGCACGATGCGCCAATCATAGGCCTGGTTGCCATGGTGTTCGTCAACATAGGGTTCTAAGCGGCCATCTTGGTCTAAAATCAAATAGCCGGCAAAGGCGGTTAAGAATTCAGCGTCGGTTGCAATCAAGCGCTGCAGCTCCTGACCCCGAAAGAAGCCAACTGCCAAATATTCATTAGCATCCCACTGCCCTTCCAAGGCCCAGCGCAGGGTAATCCAATCCGAACTGGTCAGGCCTAAGTTGAAAAGATAGTCAGCGGTAATTCGTAAGTGAATTGGGTGGGCACTGCTCTGGTAAAACTGCCCTAGCTGGTCGAAGTGGTCAGAGAAGAGTCGACACAGCTTTTCAATTTGCCGGGTATCCAGGTGGGCAGGCTGCTGCCAGTTATCCGCCGCCACAATTCCAGCGACCTGATCCGCCTTGGTGCCACTAAGTTGTTGTAAAAGTTGAATGTTTAACATGGCCCCATTATAACCAGATTTGCCGACCAAGTAAAAAAGATGCCGAAGCATCTTTTCTGATAGATTATGACTTTTGCTTGCGCCGGGCCAGCAAGGAACGTACCAATGGTACCAGGGTAGGCAACAAGGTAACAAAAACAATGCCCAGAATAATAGCTGAGAAGTGTTCCTGAATAAAGGGAATGTTACCAAAGAGGGCCCCGGCCCCGGTTGCAATAAAGCTCCACGAGAAGGCCGCAATCAAAACGTAGCGGAAGAAGGTGCCAAAGCTAAACTGGCTAATCCCGGCCACGAAAGGCACAAAGGTCCGAACAATCGGAATGTAGCGTCCCAAGATAATCGCCTTACCTCCATGCTTTTGATAAAACTCTTCGGCCTCTTGGATGTACTTATCCTTGATAAAGCGTTTAAAAATCGGCTTTTGTAGGAGTGGATAACCACCCTTGCGACCAATCCAGTAGTTCAAGGTATCGCCGGCTACCGCGGCAACAAAGAAGAGCAACATGAAGACCCAGTGGTTTAACCCAGCCGACTCACCAGCCGGAGTAACGGAGATGGCCCCGGCCGCAAAGAGTAGGGAATCACCCGGTAAGAATGGGAAAATTACACTGCCAGTCTCGATAAAGATAATGGCGAACAAAATCACGTAGGTCCAGGGGCCAAAGTGTTGGACCAGGTTGGCCAAGTGTTGATCAATGTGCAGGATAAAGTCGATTAAAAAGGACATGAAGGTCTCCTAAGTTTGCTGTTAGCTCTTATTATAGCCCAAGAATGATTAAACCCAGTTTAAATCCAGGTTAAGCTTAGTCGGCTTTGGGCTTGAGCCAGGAAATCAGACCAAAGACCACCAGCCAAATCGTCGCCCCAATGGCCGGCACCTTAGAATCGGGGTTAAAGAAGAGGGTGATATAAATAAAGGCAAAGAAGGCCACCGTAACTGGTACGGCCATACCAGGCGCCCACATTTTAAAGCCATCAGACAGATAGTCAGAAGACTTACGGTACTGCCAGTAGGTCACCAGGGTCAGGACGTAAATCATCAAGAAGAGATCAGTTGACGCACTGGTTACAAAGCTAAAGGCGTTGGTGATACTTGGAATGACACTAATCAGGGCTGAAGCGGCCACCACCAAGGCCGTGGCAAAGATAGCGTTAACTGGCAGCTGCTTGGGTGACAACTTGGCAAAGGGCTTTAGCCAGCTAGCCTTGGCCTCAGCGGCCAGAGAGTAGAAGTTACGGCTGGCAGAAAAGAGAACCGAGTTCAGGGCTGAAGCAGCCGAAGTCAGAACCACGAAGTTAACCAGAGCGGCCGCCCAGTTAATCCCGGCCAGTTCAAAGACAGCCACAAAGGGACTTTGGTTAGCAGGGATATCACGCCAAGGGTAAATCGTCATGATAATAAAGAGCGCGCCCAGGTAGAAGAACAAAATCCGCCATGGGATTTGGTTAATGGCCTTGGGCAAGACCTTACGGGGGTTGTTAGTTTCCGCAGCAGTCATCCCAATAAATTCCATCCCCACAAAGGCAAACATCACCATCTGAAAGCCGTTGACGAAATTACCAACCCCATTGGGGAATAGCTCAACGTGATTAATCACGTTGCCAAAGCTAACCGTGCCCACCGGGGTCTTAAAGCCAGTGAAGACCATGATTAGGCCGGTCACAATCAGGGCTAAGATGGCCACGATTTTAATCATGGCAAACCAAAATTCGGTTTCACCATACAGGGCCACGGCAATCAAGTTAACCCCGGTTAAAATCAGCAGGACCACAACCTGGATAATCCAGGCCGGCCAGGCTGGAAACCAGAACTGGATGTACTTGGCAATGGCCGTTAGTTCGGCCATCCCCATGAAGGCCACCGTTAGCCAGTAAGACCAGCGGGTGAAAAAGCCAGTCCGGGGACCAAGATACTTGGTCATAAAGTCAATAAAGGTATGGTGATTGGGGTCAGCGTAAAGCATCTCTCCGATGGCCCGCATCACAACGAACATGGCCAGGCCAATGATGGCATAAATTAGCAAAATGGCTGGTCCGGCGAAGTGAATCGAACTGCCCGCACCCATGAACAGTCCCGTCCCGATGGTACCACCAATGGCAATCAGCTGGACGTGACGGTTTTGCAAGCCCTTAGTGGGCTGGCTTTCCGCGGTGTGGTTTTCTGTCGACATAGTTTCCTCCCAAAATTACGTAGTGATAAGAAACAGGCACCTAAGTTCCGGAGCACTTAGGTGTCTGTTTTAGTAAAGCTTCAAATTAAATTAGGCTTTTTTGGTGTTACGGGAATACTGGGCCACGTCAGCTAAGATTTCCTTTTGGAAATCAGCCGGTGACATCGTAGCCGTATCCTTGTGGCCATAACGCCGGACGGTAACGGTCTGGTTGTTAACCTCGTCATCCCCAAGAACTAGGGTGTATGGTACCTTCCTGGTCTGAGCTTCACGAATCAGGTAACCCATCTTAGCATCACGGGTTTCGACGTGGGCCCGCAGACCGGCGTCTTGTAACTGCTTCTTGATTTGGCGGGCATAGTCGCCGTGGGCCCCCAGGTTAACTGGGATAATCTCAACTTGCAGCGGTGCCAACCAAGTTGGGAAGGCCCCCTTGTACATCTCAATCAGGTAGGCCGTGAAGCGTTCCATGGTACCAACAATACCACGGTGCAACATCACTGGCCGGTGGTTATCCTGACCATCTTCACCGACATAAGTCAAGTTAAAGCGCTCTGGCAGCAAGAAGTCCAACTGGATAGTTGACAGGGTCTCTTCACCACCCAAGGCCGTCTTAGTCTGAACATCAAGCTTAGGACCGTAGAAAGCCGCTTCCCCTTCGGCCTCGTAGTAATCCAACTTAAGGTCATCCATGGCCCGCTTTAACTGGGCTTGGGACTTCTCCCACATGGCATCGTCATCAAAATACTTATCGGTGTTTTTAGGATCACGGTAAGAAAGCCGGAAACGGTAATCAGTGATGTTGAAGTCTTCGTAGACCTGCATCATCATCTGCAAAATCGTCTTAAATTCTTCTTCCAACTTTTCCGGTTCAACGAAGGTATGACCATCGTTTAGGGTCATTTCCCGGACCCGGGAGAGACCAGTCAAAGCCCCTGACTTTTCATAGCGGTGCATCATCCCTAGTTCAGCAATCCGCATTGGTAGGTCACGGTATGAACGAGGCTTGTGCTTATAAACCATGATATGCGATGGGCAGTTCATGGGACGCAACTCTAAGAACTCGCCATCCCCCATGTCCATTGGTGGGAACATATCTTCACGGTAGTGGTCCCAATGACCAGAAGTCTTATAGAGGTTTAGGTTGGAAAGGACTGGCGTGTAAACGTGGAGGTAGTCGTTGTCCAACTCCTTGTCAACGATGTAACGCTCAACCTGACGGCGAATCGTAGCCCCGTTTGGCAACCAGACGGGCAGGCCGGAGCCAACCTCTTGGCTGGTAAAGAAGAGATCCAAGTCACGGCCAATCGTCCGGTGGTCACGTTCCTTAGCTTCAGCCCGCCGCTTTAAGTCGGCTTCCAGGTCGGCTTCCTTCCAGAAGGCCGTCCCATAAATTCGTTGCATGACCGCCTTGTTGGAATCACCACGCCAGTAAGAACCAGCGACTGAAATCAGCTTGAAGTGCTTAATCCAGCCCGTGGAAGGCACCAGGCCACCGCGGTCTAATTCAACGTGGTCACCTTGAACGGCAATGGTAATGGGTTCATCGGCTGGTAAATCGTTAATCAGTTCAACCTTGTAAGGGTCATCAGCAAAGCGCTCTAAGGCTTCTGCCCGAGTAATTTCGTGGGAAACAATTGGCAGGTCTTCTTTAACAATTTTGTGCATGACTGCTTCGATTTCTGGAAAATCTTCGACGGAGACCTGGTTACCAGCCCCGTTGTCAGTGTCGTAGTAGAAGCCGTTTTCAATCGCTGGTCCGACCCCAAAGTGCATGTTGGCAAACTTTGGAATGCGCTTGAGGGCCTGGGCTAGCAAGTGGGCCGCTGAGTGCCGCAAAATCTGCAGTGATTCTGGGTCATCAGTCGTAATCAGTTGAAAGTCACCACCGTGGTCAATGACATCGTGCATGCCCACGT from Leuconostocaceae bacterium ESL0723 harbors:
- a CDS encoding XRE family transcriptional regulator; this translates as MLNIQLLQQLSGTKADQVAGIVAADNWQQPAHLDTRQIEKLCRLFSDHFDQLGQFYQSSAHPIHLRITADYLFNLGLTSSDWITLRWALEGQWDANEYLAVGFFRGQELQRLIATDAEFLTAFAGYLILDQDGRLEPYVDEHHGNQAYDWRIVRTDGQNYQDITTQLVNGTPTEMTHES
- a CDS encoding nicotinate phosphoribosyltransferase translates to MNPNLILATDAYKLTHHLQYPQDLTKLYSYGEARPGGKFDEVSWFGLSMILHDYFNTPITTEMIDQAEKVCELTFGTDTYFNRSVWEKVRDLGHFPVRIKALPEGLTVPVGNALFTIESTEPWFATSLNALEDLLMHVWYPATIATNSRQIKKRLLPLVKKSGTEANVPLMVNDFGLRGATSLESGERGGAAHLLHFRGSDNMAATQYFDDVYGIAGRALSVWATEHSVATAYGDGQGEYNYLNAQLDRTPDDAIVSIVIDSYDTFRFVRKVVGDPAIRKRIIDRAGRVVLRPDSGDPITVDLKVLDLMAEIFGTEVNDKGYKVLKHNVGIIQGDGMKADTIIALYEALLANGWSTDNLIVGSGGGLLQEGFNRDTLRFAIKAAYAENSKGEHIKIHKQPKTDPSKRSKSGLMKVIYNEQGRMETVSQDHPGKDLLRLVYDNGYIEEPNGQEIIDRANHF
- a CDS encoding ECF transporter S component, encoding MRKRPHRLVITTLFMAIIIIQTLVPWLGSLPLGAFFVGASVTLLPATVAIGAIILGPGTGAFLGGFWGLMSWLNALTHPGTIGALMFANPLTAFIPRIMVGWIVGYLFARFLAPKKALTQTSGLALLGALAAFINTSMVVLLTTISFTLVPVNFNGVPRHGILPWLLGILSFNAIFEIIASGILVMVISLALRPVVSRFSLKS
- a CDS encoding amino acid permease produces the protein MSTENHTAESQPTKGLQNRHVQLIAIGGTIGTGLFMGAGSSIHFAGPAILLIYAIIGLAMFVVMRAIGEMLYADPNHHTFIDFMTKYLGPRTGFFTRWSYWLTVAFMGMAELTAIAKYIQFWFPAWPAWIIQVVVLLILTGVNLIAVALYGETEFWFAMIKIVAILALIVTGLIMVFTGFKTPVGTVSFGNVINHVELFPNGVGNFVNGFQMVMFAFVGMEFIGMTAAETNNPRKVLPKAINQIPWRILFFYLGALFIIMTIYPWRDIPANQSPFVAVFELAGINWAAALVNFVVLTSAASALNSVLFSASRNFYSLAAEAKASWLKPFAKLSPKQLPVNAIFATALVVAASALISVIPSITNAFSFVTSASTDLFLMIYVLTLVTYWQYRKSSDYLSDGFKMWAPGMAVPVTVAFFAFIYITLFFNPDSKVPAIGATIWLVVFGLISWLKPKAD
- the thrS gene encoding threonine--tRNA ligase, with amino-acid sequence MAQVALTFPDGAVKEYEAGVKPIEVASQISKSLAKKSVTAKLDGHYVGMHDVIDHGGDFQLITTDDPESLQILRHSAAHLLAQALKRIPKFANMHFGVGPAIENGFYYDTDNGAGNQVSVEDFPEIEAVMHKIVKEDLPIVSHEITRAEALERFADDPYKVELINDLPADEPITIAVQGDHVELDRGGLVPSTGWIKHFKLISVAGSYWRGDSNKAVMQRIYGTAFWKEADLEADLKRRAEAKERDHRTIGRDLDLFFTSQEVGSGLPVWLPNGATIRRQVERYIVDKELDNDYLHVYTPVLSNLNLYKTSGHWDHYREDMFPPMDMGDGEFLELRPMNCPSHIMVYKHKPRSYRDLPMRIAELGMMHRYEKSGALTGLSRVREMTLNDGHTFVEPEKLEEEFKTILQMMMQVYEDFNITDYRFRLSYRDPKNTDKYFDDDAMWEKSQAQLKRAMDDLKLDYYEAEGEAAFYGPKLDVQTKTALGGEETLSTIQLDFLLPERFNLTYVGEDGQDNHRPVMLHRGIVGTMERFTAYLIEMYKGAFPTWLAPLQVEIIPVNLGAHGDYARQIKKQLQDAGLRAHVETRDAKMGYLIREAQTRKVPYTLVLGDDEVNNQTVTVRRYGHKDTATMSPADFQKEILADVAQYSRNTKKA
- a CDS encoding VTT domain-containing protein — translated: MSFLIDFILHIDQHLANLVQHFGPWTYVILFAIIFIETGSVIFPFLPGDSLLFAAGAISVTPAGESAGLNHWVFMLLFFVAAVAGDTLNYWIGRKGGYPLLQKPIFKRFIKDKYIQEAEEFYQKHGGKAIILGRYIPIVRTFVPFVAGISQFSFGTFFRYVLIAAFSWSFIATGAGALFGNIPFIQEHFSAIILGIVFVTLLPTLVPLVRSLLARRKQKS
- a CDS encoding fructosamine kinase family protein encodes the protein MQSEIITTSFLNQLDLPDIEKVQAVSGGDINLAFSLYSEGQRYFLKVQPNQPASFFDSEIAGLEALGAVVRVPEVVGHGEADGHAFLILKWIDTGTGDQADLGAMVAKLHHHHGQQFGFSVSNMHDKVPKDNTFQDSWPRFFIEQRLKPLLKLGLERGPWLKEYQDRFEALFETIENDQHSQNVAPSLLHGDLWAGNFMFNADRQPVLIDPNAFYGDREYDLAITAVFGGFDDAFYEAYAKNYPLDAGWLERMGWYQLYYILMHYVRFGGPYQGRLEQMLLELPA